The sequence AACCGGCGGGACCAGCAGGTGAACCTGGCATCGGTGCGAAACCTGACGGTCCATGAATCCTTGCTGCAGCGCCTGGTGCGTTCCGGGAATATATCCTTGGAAACCGGGCACCAGGGCATGGTGACCTTTCGCGACGTGCCCGAGGTCGCCCGGTTCCGGGACTTCATCCTCGACGCCATCGGGGAACTGCCGGAGGACAGGGGGGCCCAGCCCGGCGCGACGTATTACCCAGCCGGTGCATTTCCGGAGGACATGAGAGAAGGTGGACGGGATGACCGATGAGGACCAGCAGGAACGCGTCGAGAGCATCGAAACCGGCGCCTTCGACGCGTCGTCCGACGCCGGCTCGCCTGACCCTTTCACAACCGGGCCGGGTGCTGCCGCGGAGCTGCCCGGCGTCGACCGTCACCCGCCAACCGGCGCCATGTCCGCGGAACGCTTGGCCATGAAGGCGCTCGAAGCCCGCCTCCTGGGTGGGGAACGCAAGCTCCGCCGCCGTGAAGTTGCGGCCGGGGCCGGCCTCTCACTGCTTTCTGCCCGCAAGCTCTGGCGTGCCCTGGGATTCCCCAACTTCGGCGACGAGGACGTCGCCTTCACCGAACGCGACCAGGCGGCCCTGTCCACCGTGGTGGACCTTGTCCGCGCCGGCAAGCTCACGGAGGAAGCGGCGATCTCGGTGACGCGCTCCATCGGGCAAATGACCGACCGCATGGTGGTCTGGCAGATCGAGGCGCTGGTGGAGGACATGGTCCACGAGCAGGGCGTCACGGACGCCGTGGCCCGCAAGCGCCTGGTCAACGAGCTGCCCGCTTTGGTGGACGCACTCGAGGAAGTACTGGTCTACTCCTGGCGCCGCCAGCTCAACGCCGGCGTCCAGCGCCTCGCGGTCCGCGCCGAAGCCGGGCTGCAGGCCAGCGAGGAAGGCCGGGAAGGCGACGAGGACGACGCGCCGCTGCCCCTGGCCCGCGCGGTCGGTTTCGCGGACCTGGTGTCCTACACGAGCCTGTCCCGGCGGATGAACGAAAAGACGCTTGCCCGGCTGGTCCAGCGCTTCGAAAACAAATGCGCCGAGATCATCTCCGTCGGTGGCGGCCGGCTGGTCAAGACCGTGGGCGATGAAGTCCTGTACATCGCCGAAACCCCTGCCGCGGGTGCGGAGATTTCGCTGGCGCTGGCTGAAGCCTTCACCGAAGACGAAATCCTCCCGGAAGCCCGGGTAGCCATGGTCTGGGGAAGGATCCTGTCCCGGCTGGGCGACATCTACGGCCCCACCGTGAACCTCGCCG comes from Pseudarthrobacter sp. NIBRBAC000502770 and encodes:
- a CDS encoding adenylate/guanylate cyclase domain-containing protein; this encodes MTDEDQQERVESIETGAFDASSDAGSPDPFTTGPGAAAELPGVDRHPPTGAMSAERLAMKALEARLLGGERKLRRREVAAGAGLSLLSARKLWRALGFPNFGDEDVAFTERDQAALSTVVDLVRAGKLTEEAAISVTRSIGQMTDRMVVWQIEALVEDMVHEQGVTDAVARKRLVNELPALVDALEEVLVYSWRRQLNAGVQRLAVRAEAGLQASEEGREGDEDDAPLPLARAVGFADLVSYTSLSRRMNEKTLARLVQRFENKCAEIISVGGGRLVKTVGDEVLYIAETPAAGAEISLALAEAFTEDEILPEARVAMVWGRILSRLGDIYGPTVNLAARLTTLADPGTVLVDSMTASALEHDERFVLIPQDPENVRGFGEINPVRLTRGRGKGLVLD